In Elaeis guineensis isolate ETL-2024a chromosome 1, EG11, whole genome shotgun sequence, a genomic segment contains:
- the LOC105035461 gene encoding GSH-induced LITAF domain protein, which yields MATKGEGGEPALGVPYGYAAPAPQQQGVPYGYAAAAPQQQGVPYGYAAAQPQQAQAFYVGQNPYQAGMIPPNAIYGDPMGIPLQQTMFRDTPAPFQCVYCGSSGLTTVKSKPSLAAVVACMMPFMLGVCFLCPSMDCLWHKYHYCPSCGQKVAEYEKSDPCLVVDAPRWREKSFAVPA from the exons ATGGCGACAAAAGGAGAGGGAGGGGAGCCAGCGCTGGGGGTGCCGTACGGGTACGCGGCGCCGGCGCCGCAACAGCAGGGAGTGCCCTACGGATACGCGGCGGCGGCGCCGCAGCAGCAGGGTGTGCCGTACGGATACGCGGCGGCGCAGCCGCAGCAGGCGCAGGCGTTCTACGTGGGGCAGAACCCCTACCAGGCTGGGATGATCCCCCCGAACGCCATCTACGGAGACCCGATGGGGATCCCTCTGCAGCAGACCATGTTTCGGGATACCCCCGCCCCCTTCCAGTGCGTCTACTGCGGCTCCTCCGGCCTCACAACCGTCAA ATCAAAACCAAGTCTGGCAGCTGTTGTGGCTTGCATGATGCCATTTATGCTGGGAGTTTGCTTCCTTTGCCCCTCCATGGACTGCCTTTGGCACAAGTATCATTACTGCCCTAGCTGTGGACAAAAG GTTGCTGAGTACGAGAAATCAGACCCATGTCTTGTTGTGGATGCACCCCGCTGGAGAGAGAAGAGTTTTGCTGTGCCTGCATAG
- the LOC105035463 gene encoding uncharacterized protein, with product MLDKARFTQPFPGTTAMPLRSSTSDCNARCSETFSGSRRSQPIGSFRGEHFTWSLQNGRRDFLLRSPFSFLARLPNRIPRPLPDPSEAPQTLAMANSRLGFLLSLLIVSVLIALPALASSDAPFMVAHKKVSLSRLKSGVERVSVSIDLYNEGSATAYDVSLSDDSWSDDMFALVSGNMSRTWERLDAGSTASHLFVLESKVKGMFHGSPAVIKFRVPTKAALQEAYSTPILPLDILADRPPEKKFEWAKRLAAKYGSLVSVLLLVALFIYLIATPSKSSAAKASKKRR from the exons ATGTTGGACAAGGCCAGGTTCACTCAGCCGTTCCCTGGAACCACGGCGATGCCTCTACGTTCTTCTACTTCGGACTGCAACGCGCGTTGCAGTGAAACGTTTAGTGGGTCCCGTCGATCCCAGCCAATCGGCTCTTTCCGTGGCGAACATTTTACGTGGTCGTTGCAAAACGGGCGACGCGACTTCTTATTACGGTCCCCGTTTTCGTTTCTCGCCCGGCTCCCAAATAGAATTCCACGGCCTCTTCCAGATCCGAGCGAAGCTCCGCAAACCCTAGCCATGGCGAACTCGAGATTAGGGTTTCTCCTCTCCCTTCTTATCGTCTCTGTTCTCATCGCTTTGCCGGCGCTCGCGAGCTCCGACGCGCCATTCATGGTGGCCCACAAGAAGGTCAGCCTCTCCCGTCTCAAGAGCGGTGTGGAGCGGGTCTCCGTCTCGATCGACCTCTACAACGAAGGATCTGC GACTGCTTATGATGTGAGCCTTAGCGATGATAGTTGGTCTGACGATATGTTTGCACTTGTCTCTGGAAACATGTCAAGGACATGGGAAAGGCTTGATGC TGGTTCCACTGCCTCTCACTTATTTGTTTTGGAGTCTAAAGTCAAGGGCATGTTCCACGGTTCTCCTGCTGTCATTAAATTTCGTGTACCCACAAAGGCTGCCTTGCAG GAGGCTTattctacccccattctgccattAGACATTCTTGCTGACAGGCCTCCTGAAAAGAAGTTTGAATGG GCAAAG AGGCTGGCCGCGAAGTATGGATCACTTGTATCAGTTCTGTTGTTGGTGGCACTGTTCATCTATTTGATTGCAACCCCATCAAAATCCAGCGCTGCAAAAGCAAGCAAGAAGAGACGCTGA